One part of the Nyctibius grandis isolate bNycGra1 chromosome 33, bNycGra1.pri, whole genome shotgun sequence genome encodes these proteins:
- the LOC137675337 gene encoding PH and SEC7 domain-containing protein 4-like: MVAQEYLELFQFGGQTLDQALRSFLQALALTGETQERERVLGHFSRRYHRCNPSAFPSPDAVHSLTCAIMLLNTDLHGQRLGRAMTSAEFVANLSGMMDGQDFPREQLKALYGSIRSEKLVWAADEEEEEEEEEASGGGSGGAPPGRKKSNPLVEVPGGSGAVTYRRGWLARKVLADADGKKTPWGRRGWKPFQAVLRGMLLYLLKPGGRAGGPRRLPEEEQEEEEEEEGGPEAEEPLGVHHALAERATKYTKRPNVFRLQTADRRLFLFQAPTPEEMFSWISRLNLVAALFSSPPFPAAVGSQRRFVRPILPATPSRSPPEEQHRSHEEWLERVAQELYEHQRNLPGKRGRARDLDEYRLKKEHLLYERRRYETYVQVLETWITAGAQDLEGWEAQAGPAVAPPDPPTLTKAHSSPSLVPEPPLVPTVRVKRNISERRTVRKIVPKRNKNLL; this comes from the exons ATGGTGGCCCAGGAGTACCTGGAGCTCTTCCAGTTTGGGGGTCAGACGCTGGACCAGGCGCTCAG GTCCTTCCTGCAGGCGCTGGCGCTGACGGGCGAGACGCAGGAGCGCGAGCGCGTCCTCGGCCACTTCTCCCGCCGCTACCATCGCTGCAACCCCAGCGCCTTCCCCTCCCCGG acGCTGTGCACTCCCTGACCTGTGCCATCATGCTGCTGAACACCGACCTCCACGGGCAG CGCCTCGGCCGTGCCATGACCAGCGCCGAGTTCGTGGCCAACCTCAGCGGGATGATGGACGGGCAGGATTTCCCCCGGGAGCAGCTGAAG GCTCTATATGGCTCCATCCGCAGCGAGAAGCTGGTGTGGGCGGC ggatgaagaggaggaggaggaggaggaagaggcgagtggggggggcagcgggggggccCCCCCCGGCCGTAAGAAGAGCAACCCCTTGGTGGAGGTgccgggggggagcggggccgtcACCTACCGCCGGGGGTGGCTGGCCAGGAAGGTGTTGGCGGACGCTGACGGCAAGAAaa CGCCGTGGGGCAGACGGGGCTGGAAGCCCTTCCAGGCCGTGCTCAGGGGGATGCTCCTCTACCTCCTCAAACCCGGGGGGCGAGCGGGGGGCCCGCGGCGGCTCCccgaggaggagcaggaggaggaggaggaggaggagggcggccCCGAGGCCGAGGAGCCTTTGGGGGTCCACCACGCCTTGGCTGAACGTGCCACCAAGTACACCAAGCGCCCCAACGTCTTCCGCCTGCAGACGGCCGACCGGCGCCTCTTCCTCTTCCAAGCCCC GACGCCGGAGGAGATGTTCTCCTGGATCTCCCGCCTCAACTTGGTGGCCGCCCTCTTCTCCTCGccccccttccccgccgccGTCGGCTCCCAGCGCCGCTTCGTCCGCCCCATCCTCCCCGCCACCCCCAGCCGCAGCCCCCCG gaggagcagcaccGCTCGCACGAGGAGTGGCTGGAGCGGGTGGCCCAGGAGCTGTACGAGCACCAGCGCAACCTGCCCGGgaagcggggccgggcccgcgACCTCGACGAGTACCGCCTCAAGAAGGAGCACCTGCTCTACGAG AGACGCCGCTATGAGACCTACGTGCAGGTGCTGGAGACGTGGATCACGGCGGGCGCCCAGGACCTGGAGGGGTGGGAAGCCCAGGCGGGGCCGGCAGTggcccccccggacccccccaccctgaccAAAGCCCACTCCAGCCCCTCCCTCGTCCCCGAGCCCCCCCTCGTCCCCACCGTCCGCGTCAAGAGGAACATCTCCGAGCGGCGGACGGTGAGGAAGATCGTCCCCAAACGCAACAAGAACCTGCTGTGA
- the LOC137675408 gene encoding uncharacterized protein, with protein MEPAGTPTTATTATTATTTTTPGVLAAQDAIIFSGAGAQGVTPTPAPTAGTDVFWASLVRAQMCVWELQGAIEGQPDGGDHDRPPQGGWYHSHGATGAARGFVSHQHVPTDGNVPTDGNVSPKFMPTDGSTLCEHRGHAATYESVSHVPKGGSISQEHVPKDGTISAKSMPMDENIFQENPGHGSAYESIFHVPMDKNISPKSTSMENISPKSTPMDEIIFHQHQGHGSTYESVFHMPTDGTISPKSMPMDGTISPKSTSLEKNMSPKSTPMDEIIFHEHQGHGSTYKSTFHVSTDGTTSPKSVPMDGTISPKSMPMDGSICHEHRGCGFAYENISPTSMGGSISNEHHGHVSTDGNISPRSMSMDGSISPMSVRMDETISQEHVPIGGISPKAMTMDGTISYKTVTTDETTLPKAMTMDETTLPKLTPMDGTISYKTVTTDETTLPKSMTMGETTLPKLMPMDGAILPKSMTMDWTISLKAMTMDGTISQENLPMDGATLPKAMPMDGTISPKFTPTDWTTSPKPQDPECSEEEEEDDDGDDAAEEEEDLEEEEPHFHTNPLFQSRTLAPMGAHQVPIYRPHSAALQPLLIAEGGTGGGTGGGRGCPPPTRTPPPLGCHPAGGYAMERGPLQDLPPGSVDPPSPLRLQPEWGDRDPPGPPTPRGGDRDPPGVASGGGHQELPLPRPPTPPEPPLGGGYQPPARPSPPPDLPQGGGYQTPPNPPDLPQRGGFQPPTKPSPPPDLPQARGHHPLPRPLTPPDLPQGGGHQPPTKPSPPPDLPQAGGYQTPPNPPDLPQKAGHQPPTRLLPPPDLPQGGGHQLPTKPSPPPDLPQAGGHQIPSYHTLGGGYQPPPTPLTPLNLPQPPSSPPPPPYHPPGGGGTSPPPPPCPPPHSPPCHRGVPWHRG; from the exons ATGGAGCCGGCGGGGACCCCCACCACCgccaccaccgccaccaccgccaccaccaccaccacccccggGGTCCTGGCGGCGCAGGACGCCATCATCTTCTCGGGGGCGGGTGCCCAAGGGGTGACCCCCACCCCGGCACCCACCGCCGGCACCGACGTCTTCTGGGCCAGCCTGGTGCGAGCCCAGATGTGCgtctgggagctgcagggagccATCGAGGGGCAACCGGATGGTGGCGACCACGACCGACCACCACAGGGCGGCTGGTACCACAGCCACGGGGCCACCGGCGCGGCACGGGGCTTCGTGTCGCACCAGCACGTGCCCACGGATGGGAACGTGCCCACGGATGGGAACGTCTCGCCCAAGTTCATGCCCACAGATGGAAGCACCTTGTGTGAGCACCGAGGACATGCAGCCACGTACGAGAGCGTCTCCCACGTGCCCAAGGGTGGGAGCATCTCACAAGAGCACGTGCCCAAGGATGGGACCATCTCAGCCAAGTCCATGCCCATGGATGAGAACATCTTCCAGGAGAACCCAGGCCATGGATCTGCGTATGAGAGCATCTTCCACGTGCCCATGGATAAGAACATCTCCCCCAAGTCCACATCCATGGAGAACATCTCGCCCAAGTCCACGCCCATGGATGAGATCATCTTCCACCAGCACCAAGGCCATGGATCCACATACGAGAGCGTCTTCCACATGCCTACAGATGGGACCATCTCGCCCAAGTCCATGCCCATGGATGGGACCATCTCCCCCAAGTCCACATCCTTGGAGAAGAACATGTCGCCCAAGTCCACGCCCATGGATGAGATCATCTTCCACGAGCACCAAGGCCATGGATCCACGTACAAGAGCACCTTCCACGTGTCTACAGATGGAACCACCTCCCCCAAGTCCGTGCCCATGGATGGGACCATCTCCCCCAAGTCCATGCCCATGGATGGGAGCATCTGCCACGAGCACCGAGGCTGTGGATTCGCATATGAGAACATCTCGCCCACGTCCATGGGTGGGAGCATCTCAAACGAGCACCACGGCCACGTGTCTACAGACGGGAACATCTCGCCCAGGTCCATGTCCATGGATGGGAGCATCTCCCCCATGTCTGTGCGCATGGATGAGACCATCTCGCAGGAGCACGTGCCAATAGGTGGCATCTCGCCCAAGGCCATGACCATGGATGGGACCATCTCATACAAGACTGTGACCACCGATGAGACCACCTTGCCCAAGGCCATGACCATGGATGAGACCACCTTGCCCAAGCTCACGCCCATGGATGGGACCATCTCCTACAAGACCGTGACCACGGATGAGACCACCTTGCCCAAGTCCATGACCATGGGTGAGACCACCTTGCCCAAGCTTATGCCCATGGATGGGGCCATCTTGCCCAAGTCAATGACTATGGACTGGACCATCTCACTCAAGGCCATGACCATGGATGGGACCATCTCGCAGGAGAACTTGCCCATGGATGGGGCCACCTTGCCCAAGGCCATGCCCATGGATGGGACCATCTCACCCAAGTTCACGCCCACGGATTGGACCACCTCACCCAAGCCCCAGGACCCCGAATGCAgcgaggaggaagaggaggacgACGATGGCGATGACGCCGCCGAGGAAGAGGAGgacctggaggaggaggagccccACTTCCACACCAACCCCCTCTTCCAGAGCCGGACgctggcacccatgggtgcccaccAGGTGCCCATCTACCGGCCCCACAGCGCCGCCCTGCAGCCGCTGCTCATCGCCgaggggggcaccggggggggcaccggggggggacgggggtgtcccccccccacccgcacccccccaccccttggGTGCCACCCGGCAGGAGGGTACGCCATGGAGCGGG GACCCCTCCAGGATCTGCCCCCGGGGTCTgtggacccccccagccccctccggCTGCAGCCAGAATGGGGGgaccgggacccccccggccccccaaCCCCTCGGGGGGGGGACCGGGACCCCCCAGGTGTGGCCTCAGGAGGGGGACACCAGGAGCTGCCCCTCCCCAGGCCCCCGACCCCCCCAGAGCCACCCCTGGGAGGGGGGTACCAGCCCCCTGCCAGGCCCTCGCCCCCCCCAGATctgccccagggaggggggTACCAgactcccccaaaccccccagaTCTGCCCCAAAGAGGGGGGTTCCAGCCCCCCACCAAGCCCTCGCCCCCCCCAGATTTGCCCCAGGCTCGGGGGCAccatcccctccccaggcccctgacccccccagatctgccccagggaggggggcacCAGCCCCCCACCAAGCCCTCGCCCCCCCCAGAtctgccccaggctggggggtaccaaacccccccaaaccccccagaTTTGCCCCAAAAAGCAGGGCACCAGCCCCCCACCAGGCTCTTGCCCCCCCCAGATTtgccccagggaggggggcacCAGCTCCCCACCAAGCCCTCGCCCCCCCCAGAtctgccccaggctggggggCACCAGATCCCCTCATACCATACCCTGGGAGGGGGGTaccagcccccccccacccccttgaCCCCCCTCaatctcccccagcccccctccagcccccccccccccccataccatcccccggggggggggggcaccagcccccccccacccccctgcccccctccccactcTCCTCCCTGCCACCGCGGGGTCCCCTGGCACCGGGGGTGa